In the genome of Aedes aegypti strain LVP_AGWG chromosome 2, AaegL5.0 Primary Assembly, whole genome shotgun sequence, the window TCGACTGTATCGCTGCTTGGTTGAGGAGATCTATGAGGCTCGATCGTATAATAGCCAGCCGACTATCTTGCCACCGTTGACCGTTAGATTTTTGTGGTGATATCAGCTGGGGTTGACAGGGTTGTAATCAGGTGGGGTTGTTGTACACATGAACAAAATCATTGGGAGTAGCGTTGCTAAGAATGTTAATAATACCCCGTGTTATGGTTCTTCTTTTCTTGGGATGGGAAACAGATATTTCTCCCTTATGCCCTGGCTCAAAAACCTTAGCTTAAGCGCCTTTTCTCGCTCTCTAGAAAGACATTAACACCCACCCATAACGCAATAGTTTTAAATTAACgacgaaaaataaaatcgacTCCAGctctcgattgaaaaaaaacaccTTTTAATATAGTatatcagaacaaactcacgaAATTATCCACGTTGATTTTGCTATCCAAAGGGGTGACTTCCAGTTTCCCTGACCGGTGTCATCATTTGAATAGCATTCAGGaatagaaatataacataacttttatttgcttcttcaagaattattatTTGACGAATGTTCACTTTTAACACAATCATTATTTTAGTTCTTGACAATTGTTTGCTGTTTAAGTAAATTTCTTATAACATCCTCGAAATATTTATGAAGGATCTTGGGGATTGACGAAATGCTGAAGCTATTGGTAAAGCCTATCGACGTGATTCTTTCGACCTAGGAACAAATCTTTTGGATAAATGTCAAATTGCTTGGCAAGACTTGTAAGAGAAAGTCTGTttgtgtaaaataaaaaatagtttgagCAGTAATAGATATATTACGCAATATCGTTgctgctctctctctctctttgcaTTTAGCAAAATTTCTACAAGCTGAACACATCAAATCAATGGCATAAAGGGAAAATGATAAAGTATTAATCTCTGTCCTGTCGAAGATGTATGGTCTAAATCTAAACACATAGCGAAAATATtccataaaattcaaaactatcaCAGAAACTCAAGCTTTCATTCAAAGACCGGGAATGAAATCAATATTTATTGGCGTGCACTGGTTCATGAAAGTATCGTTTTCAGACTGGTAAAACAACAATAATACGTACTAGATTTGTcagtatactgccgtgaatcgcaagtcagtcccatctgcattttcgttaaAATTGAGTTAAgtttagttttcaacatatcttccaacgctctttcagctgcactaatgagttaatatgatttgttcggaaaaaataggaaaaaaacagTAAGTCAAATTGTCCCCTAATGAAGAGTAATcacatatcagtcccactacagaatTCCGCACCGTATGACACAAAAAAGAATAGTGTTTTGatcatgtttatatttttcttggaaagatatcgtagtgaaaaaaacatattgagaaagtttcattaagatttgaacatgtatcaatcctctggaattttttgaacaggtattcgtatggaaaacgagtttggaaacttcaaagcccattttctcaatgcataCTCTTTACAGATGGgtctgacttgcgattcacggcagtatagcaggaataattttgagtaaacattgcaaaatattgctCGATCAATCAATCTTTCGACGcatgacatttgaaaattccatCAATATCAAAGTTGTGAACAACTACATagttaaattatttcaccgacctcagtaaaacttttcgccgagaacccaacagctgagtattcggtaattttcaacgccgaatctcggtacttatttcactgagatttcggcaatccgatttttttgccgagatctcggcgaacgttaccgagattcggtaaacgtttaccgagatctcggtagaagttttaccgagaatcgtcaaattattaccgagatatcagctgttgggttctcggcgaaaccgtttaagtgtgtaggaTGCCCATATCTGCGAATatatgacgtttggtcgaaagacatttggtcgaatgacatttagtcgaatgacgtttggtcgaaagtacatttggtcgaacggacatttcgtcaaatggacatttggtcgaaactttttacagtgatacctccatgagtcgatgttccatgactcgatatcgactcatggaaccatactagaaacaaaatttaatggttactacgatggtccctagaaacaactttccaaaggtttgctgttccatgactcgatatttccatgagtcgatggtcccttggatatcgactcatggaggtttcactgtagttgcaacagaaataaaatttcatatttGGATAGGATAGTGCTCGAGTCTAAATAGTATGAAAGCAAAGTTTTTCGTTTTGTCTGACTATCGTCGATATTAGCATTTTATCGCTAATACAAgattgattgaaaatttgaaaaaggtatcagccattttatcaacaatctatatgcgattagcaaaattttgttattcaattttatgGACGCTCTTGCAccatattgatcaacctcttaCGTTTTCGACGTTTCATGCTGCATGGCATGTTCTGCGATTTGGAATAGGCTGATCTTAAATGCAAACAAGCCAATTTTTGTCACCTCAGTCAACTTGTCTCCTCTTACCCGATACAAAAAAATTgcacaaatttcattttgaataaaCCGATGCTTCTACTGTAAACTCTGCTattcacccgaggtcatcaacattgtcagcaaagccatatatttacttgaggaatgttattgagctggaagtcacaataagccaattggtcATAGGTAGAGTTACCGTCACCCTCGCCATAAAGGTTTCTTTAAACCATGACTTCGCCATGCAGGTTTTCtttaaagcaaatttttcctgccgttttaattctgatttccgcattcaaaaatcttacccacttccgtgagctgcaagacccggaattcaaagaaagatcccgtgCACTCTCTccaaatgcttccatcagatgagctGATCTTCATTACGAATATcgatgatatttcaaaagaataataaataaagaaaacattatgttcacatcgttgaattataaaataacttgtcgagcagtttttcaaagaatgatgatgttTTAAAAGAATAAGAAATTCACTAGAGTTAAGTATTTTAGTCAATGTACAAAACACTATTAAAAAGTTCATTTCAATTATCATTGAAATTCTAGATTTTGGCATGACTTTAAATTGCAAATAAAATGAGTATTAAGTTTAAGAATAAGACTGCATAAAAtgttctctttttttttcaacaacttttaatgattcagattattcaaaagaatacgctatcttatcaactttgcaaaacttggaaaacaataatcaattttaccaaatgaaaGATCATTAACCAattcaaaataagctttcaacctaatttccgttcaactaaacatcatttgataaaaataaatgttctaaagccattcgaccaaatgtccattcgaccaaatgtcctttcgaccaaatgtactttcgaccaaatgtcattcgaccaaacgtcattcgaccaaatgtcattcgacgaaatgtcccaAAGCCCATATCTGCACTAGtgtaacatttgcatttttggccAACTAAGTGTCatcaaatcaataattttaaagtttGTTGGTAAAactaccaagttgttttgtagGATCAGGATTGCAATATTCCGCCACAAAGCTAGCTTGAAATCTTATGATGAGACAAATCGACTTGGTGTTTAGTAATTACATTTTATAATTGTTACTGACAAACAGTTATAGGCAGTCAGCCCATAACTCCAAATTGAGTCCATAATATGGCTCTGAACGGAAATATGTACTTCCCTAATTAATTAAAGcggaaaaattgaaaagaaaaagaaaggcttttccaaatatttcaatataaacCTTTAATCGGATATTAATACAGCATTaatgcagaaattttccaaaaatgtacGTGTAAAATTTATTAGTTGAATTTGAAACAATAAAGCGCAATATACCCTCTTCGGAAATCCACATTTGAAGCTCTTCCGAGTCATCTCGTGATTTTGAGTATCACTTGTAgtcaaaatatatctttctcTCGCTTTACTAGGCAGAAAACGCCTGACCTTGGTCCGATCATGCACTCCCGACTGCCTAAACGTGAAAACGCCAAGACAAAGCGTGGTTTGTTGTAGATGCTGAGTCCTAAAAATAGAGCATCCGACACTCCAACCATAGGGAGCATTTTTTACATTTCCCTAACCGTTGCCACATTCATGCATTCTTCTTTTTCGCTCCCCCCTGTGTGTAAGAACATTATTAGTGGCGTAAAGTAAGACACTCACGCATTCGCCCCTTCTTGACACTCTTCATTTCACTTAAGTAGGTTGCCGATGACGCGTTGTCGGTTAGAAATGCGAAGACGTTTCCTCGTTCATCACTCATTTGCGGTCCAATTTACATTCTTTTCTTCTTCTGTGGCTCATTTTCTAGATTTTTGTGACATCCCACCAAACCACATAGCAAAGCAGAAATGGCCCTCGCCGAAAGCACCACCAAGACTGAAATGACCATCACCGAGTCGTCGACTCCGGTCATCTCCAAGGAAGTCGTCGTCGAACGGTCCTCGGCCGGACTTTCCGAAAAGAGCGTGACTCAATCCAAGAGCTACGGTGCCAGCAGCGAGAAGGAAATCGTTGAAGAAGGTGCCAACTCCCTGTCCAAAACCGTCGAAAAGGCAGAATCGGCCTTTGCCTCGGAACGCAGCGTATCGCAGAAGGTAACCGATACTGGCTCACTTTCTTCGTCCTCGTCGGTGAAGTCTTCCTCATCGGTTGTCAGCAGCAAAGTGGTCTCCTCATCATTCAGTTCGACTACCTCTTCCAGCATGTCCAGCATCAAATCTTCCTCGTTTGACTCCAGCAGTGCCATCGATGAGTTCTTCAAAAACTAATATCCAACATTTAGCtttaacaataaattcaaaaagtgTGATTGCTTGATATAAAATTTTAGATGAAGAACATTTTCCTGGTCGAATTTTTCTCCTGTGAggaacttttatttttaaaccATTATGTGTATCCAATAAGATAATCCAATAAAAATTCgcgaaaaataacaaaaaaatgaagctgatTTTTTGTACCTTGTCCGAACGATCATCAAGTCATAAAGCCAACACCGATTATTCACCAAGAAACATGCGAGAAAAATTCCCACGATAGGTAACAAACCGCACAGCGCAGCAGACCACACCGGGTGATAAAGCGCGAAAAATGCGAAAAgctaaatttaaacaaaaaataggaCCACCGTTTTGAATTCAATCTTTTTCAGCAATTTGGTCTGAGCTGTGGACAATGTTCGCATCTGTTGAACATTTCCCTCTCAATCGCACATCGTTTCAAAGTTGGACATTCGTACAGGTAGCAACGTGCATTGCACGACCATCGCAGCAAGCGTGGGATAATGTTCATAGGTTACAGTTGCCAGATTCCTGCAGATTGAAACCGTTTTTGGTATTTTCTAACTGTGTGCAATGTGCATGTTGTATCATTTTCTGTGCAATGAAATGTTGGCATAGTTGTGAACACATTGTGGAATTGTATACGCTTTAATGTTTGTAGGTATGTATAGTAGAATGTGTTTCTATTAATGAATGTCCACCGTTCAATACTGAACGAACTCAAGCGCCCTGCTCGGAGTGCATCTGCGCCTCTTTAGTTGCAGAGAAAAGCGATGGTAGCTTGGTTAGATTTTCCAGGTAGACTTAGAGGCTCCCAAACTTTTCCGGATTGTGACCCCCTTAACAAGTTTCTTAGATGcatcaatatataaaaaaaacaaagacgAAGCACTTGTTATGATAATAAGATATCTCCACATTTACGTaactctggcgttacgtccctactgggataGAGCAGCATGCTCTTCAACTTTCAAGTTTgagattttgtttgaatttgtatCGTGAATTTGTGAAAAAGGGGTGCAGGTAGTGTTCGTTATTGTTGTGAAGTTTTCTCCGTCAGTTGGTCTCATTATACtgtccataaaagcataactgtcccatatggattttcgaaccaactctttttttcatcgcaacatgtATAGCTCAATATATACTTTACTATGTATACCAaaatttacatactttgtttgaaaatgttgcggaaaaatatgaacttggtgcagtcccatattggagaataaaggcataacatgaactttcaacccaaatagcaactgcaaaacgtgaaAGAGAAcgtgtactagaaaattatgaaaatttgtatgagaaactAACTTatttttgctggctctacgtccttcaaggcatgacctgcgccacaatgttacgccaactaacttggtccatggctgctaacctccaatttctcgatcgccccacacttccaagatcctgctccacttgatcaaaccacctagctcgtttcgctccccttcgtcttgtaccggcccgGATTTGAGgggaacaccatttttgcgagATTGttttccggcattctcacaacgtgtcccgcccatcgtacccttccagctttggcgactttctggatactgggttcaccgtagagttgcgcaagctcgtggttcattcttctcctccatacgccgttctcacacgtcgttcaaaaactcctagcgcttgaaggtcctcttcgagcattgttcacgtctcatggtacacttagtacggcaGTGAAGtataccagaccgcaaggtcttgtggagtccttAGTAAGCACGACTCCCGgtaatgatacgtcttcgaatttctctgctgcagttgttatccaacgttatcaatgatccaaggtagacaaattcgtccaccacctcgaactcatccccgtcgatcatcgcgcatctgccaatgcgagctctatcgcgctcggttcctccaggcagcagatatttcgtcttcgacgtatttactttcaatccaacccgatctgcttcacatttcagcctggtatactgtttaGAAACCACCtagaacgttcttccgacaatgtccacgtcgtcagcgaagcagatgaactggctggatttattgaagatcgtgccccgcatgttaaAGCCCGCCAATTTCaaaacaccttctagcgcaatattgaacagaaggcaggaaagaccatcgctttgtcgaagtcctttgcgtgtttcaaacgagtccgataatgcacccgatatcttctttttttctgttcggaacataaacaactgcgaccaatatttgatctattgtagtatatcccgtgtcctttgtatgtcgtgttactttgtcactatcgagaagtgataaagtattcgtttttttttacagttgtcattcctaacttgatcacaggaaaggattctaattgaaaggttccgctttttaaacccttcgaagggtgtggtgggtacactctccgcaggcgcgcccctttatcagtcaaaatcggatcccttgataaagtcgGGAAGTGACACCGATagtgtccatgcatcagaatcctagtccatacttcttcaaactagagaacaataaataaaatattagaaaacaacctgttgatttcgactcatttttatCCTTGTCTCAAGGTCATTCTTGGCtactggaaaaccgagacttgtcacttttaacaaggtttaaaatgtaacaaggactaatagtgttcctttgattactatagcaTCCTGTCCTCTTcatttgaagcagtcaggaccagggttcattggtagatctttaccccataacgcaccacgaaaaggtgatctacccgcgttaaggactgttcatttaagaaagtggacacgtattttttaaagcaatttgtttattttcgaacaaattcatgagttctcttgaaatacatggaaatcaaagtaatctcgaccaaatacacataattttgaacattcattgagcattcctggatcatgctctgacttttctcttgatgcctcccatcggattctgcacaactttcttcgtaacttttctttgtgttgcttaccacattttcttgagaaaatccatggaacttgcttatcttccatccttcttaagatgatgtttgattattgcccaatatttccaaatggggcgtagttatgggcaattcggtaattttcgcagttgattgaacccgttgtgaaaaatgttacttttcataccgcaggagcattTTGCTCGCCacttttcataccgcaggagcaattTGCtcgccataaaaaaaaatttttcccaaatttttctgttcggatgtaTTGCACGTTATCATAAGCATCTGTTTTTGATAcagtgttgaaaaattggaatttggacacttcgcgatttaagccaaatctcggaacgacagcttttctgaacaccatttgtgcagaataaaTCTGCGTGGCGCCATGTTAAACCGACCTATCACTTGGAATTTACAACTGTTTGATGTCAACTTtattctgctgtcaaaataaacacttgagtacacactcaaacaaaatttgatttttttttccttggaattttcacaccaaaatgttaacaatcaggtgtccactttctttaaTGAACAGTTCTTATGGGtaacccgatatcttcacacagcactgtacactacaCTGTACactggcaccttccgctgccttgttaatggctgctttgatactactccagcagtcctcaagaggggcttcggtgagctctccctcttccggcaacgctgcttcatgGCTTTGCGCgcaatcagttgcgacttcgggtagcttgagtcgttccagattgtaccgtggcgggcgtcggtaccgaatgttgttcacaacggggagtcgttggcgcactttaaccgtcacaaggtagtggtccgaatcgatgtttgcgccgcgtgTGGCCATgttttttggaggcggcgaaatcaatcagtctaaggccgtttttgttcgtaagctggtgagcgctgagctttcctataatcggtctaaattcctcctcctggccaacctgagcgttgagatctccgataacgattttgacatcatggcttgggcagctgtcgtattcacgttccagctgcgcgtagaaagcgtccttatagTCATcatcacttgctaggtgagggctgtgcacgttgat includes:
- the LOC5566110 gene encoding uncharacterized serine-rich protein C215.13, whose translation is MALAESTTKTEMTITESSTPVISKEVVVERSSAGLSEKSVTQSKSYGASSEKEIVEEGANSLSKTVEKAESAFASERSVSQKVTDTGSLSSSSSVKSSSSVVSSKVVSSSFSSTTSSSMSSIKSSSFDSSSAIDEFFKN